A section of the Clostridium sp. TW13 genome encodes:
- a CDS encoding PadR family transcriptional regulator, producing the protein MVKALILYYLSVKETHGYEIQRFVEFVGIDKWAKVKSGSIYYALASLEKDGFIDTVREERTGARVRKIYGINKKGEQELVKLTKEELLKPIWPVESEKFESWTFINKLPKEEVIELVNKHIEELKAQVTWWKQGKEVKVLDNSTKLDILTFDISITNLENQIKWHEALLEELDKCMIISGGQENLIKSIAFEEIDDKRTCSMNREFQKNLDIMKKRMKDNPDQIDDLVNQIVNLLKNQNDN; encoded by the coding sequence ATGGTAAAGGCACTTATACTGTATTATCTGAGTGTGAAAGAAACACATGGATATGAGATACAAAGGTTTGTAGAATTTGTTGGCATTGATAAATGGGCGAAGGTCAAATCAGGCTCTATATATTATGCTTTAGCAAGCTTAGAGAAAGATGGATTTATTGATACTGTTAGAGAAGAAAGAACGGGAGCGAGAGTTAGAAAAATCTATGGTATTAATAAAAAAGGAGAGCAAGAATTAGTAAAGCTAACTAAAGAAGAACTTTTAAAGCCAATCTGGCCAGTTGAATCAGAAAAATTTGAGAGTTGGACTTTTATAAACAAGCTTCCTAAGGAAGAAGTAATAGAGCTTGTAAATAAGCATATTGAAGAATTAAAAGCTCAAGTTACTTGGTGGAAACAGGGCAAAGAAGTTAAAGTTCTTGATAATTCCACAAAACTAGATATCTTAACTTTTGATATATCAATAACTAACTTAGAAAATCAGATAAAGTGGCATGAAGCTTTATTAGAAGAATTAGATAAATGTATGATAATAAGTGGTGGACAAGAAAATTTAATTAAATCTATAGCATTTGAAGAGATTGATGATAAACGAACTTGCAGTATGAATAGAGAGTTTCAAAAGAATTTAGATATCATGAAGAAAAGGATGAAAGATAATCCGGATCAAATAGATGATTTGGTTAATCAGATAGTTAATTTGCTAAAAAATCAAAATGATAATTAG
- a CDS encoding 6-carboxytetrahydropterin synthase has protein sequence MKYSQYKFKFYLNASHAIYINGNLGQSHPHTWEIMIDTIKLNDRFIQFHEVERRIEQLLHKYQDKYINEIEPFSSLNPTLENICEFFKNSIRKLLKEVGWELIKIETSETPARSYTIDLMDEIELDVRLQEQEQIEIDREVEKVISKMLKKI, from the coding sequence TTGAAATACAGTCAATATAAGTTTAAGTTTTATTTAAATGCAAGTCATGCAATATATATTAACGGTAATCTTGGTCAAAGTCATCCTCATACCTGGGAAATAATGATTGATACAATAAAGTTAAACGATAGATTTATACAATTTCATGAAGTTGAACGAAGAATTGAGCAGCTACTACATAAATATCAAGATAAATATATAAATGAAATAGAGCCATTTAGTTCGCTAAATCCTACATTAGAAAATATCTGTGAGTTCTTTAAGAATAGCATAAGGAAGTTATTAAAAGAAGTTGGATGGGAATTAATTAAAATTGAAACTAGTGAGACTCCAGCAAGGTCATATACAATTGATTTAATGGATGAGATTGAGCTAGATGTTAGATTGCAAGAGCAAGAACAAATAGAGATAGATAGAGAAGTTGAAAAGGTTATAAGTAAGATGTTGAAAAAAATTTAA
- a CDS encoding diguanylate cyclase domain-containing protein, producing MIEKIKNTASKDVIRLTKFSILSVLFCGILIFFLLTQMKENKKNVIEFFASQQEMLVREQNEKIKDILKTSTSKNDFEKKVVNDIVKKAENSGSRYWLFGNDKDFIYYKDEETTNLFEAKNIKGMLKYFRNSGGLYINNLEKAISKNTFGTTNYSEQKNGENKVVSIGFIKAYDSNYVIGLSTSENYIISYAKIDKYNINLYIIMGLFTATFLVSIIAYTLTMNKKDKKIELGNNLIREKSIILTENSEKDNKDLNESEKNIIIDELTGLYNRKFFDSTIRILNSRERLSIGVITFIVDKSKCKENDYIIDIAKSLEEISFENKIISRISEDEFSIILLDADKDQSCIMLEEIKLKFLGQFHSLKLIVLIGKDGENKNTQSYKIYKKSYRK from the coding sequence ATGATTGAAAAGATAAAAAATACAGCAAGTAAAGACGTTATTAGATTGACAAAATTCTCTATTCTAAGTGTTTTATTCTGTGGTATATTAATATTTTTTTTATTAACTCAAATGAAAGAAAATAAAAAGAATGTTATAGAATTTTTTGCTTCTCAACAAGAGATGCTTGTAAGGGAGCAAAATGAAAAAATTAAAGATATTTTGAAAACTAGCACTTCAAAAAATGATTTTGAGAAAAAAGTAGTAAATGATATTGTCAAAAAGGCTGAAAATTCGGGAAGCAGATATTGGCTTTTTGGTAATGACAAGGATTTTATTTATTATAAAGATGAAGAAACCACTAATTTATTTGAAGCAAAGAATATTAAAGGAATGTTGAAGTATTTTAGAAATAGTGGAGGATTGTATATTAATAACTTAGAAAAAGCAATTTCTAAAAATACGTTTGGAACTACAAATTATTCAGAACAAAAAAATGGTGAAAATAAAGTGGTTTCAATAGGTTTTATTAAAGCATATGATAGTAATTATGTTATTGGGTTAAGTACCTCAGAAAATTATATAATTAGTTATGCGAAAATAGATAAGTATAATATAAACCTATATATCATCATGGGATTATTTACTGCAACATTTTTAGTTAGCATAATAGCGTATACCTTAACCATGAATAAAAAAGATAAGAAGATAGAACTTGGTAATAATCTAATAAGAGAAAAGAGCATAATATTGACTGAAAATAGTGAGAAAGATAATAAGGATTTAAATGAATCAGAGAAGAATATAATAATAGATGAATTGACAGGATTATATAATCGTAAGTTTTTTGATTCAACTATACGTATATTAAATTCAAGAGAACGATTATCCATAGGAGTTATTACGTTTATAGTTGATAAAAGTAAATGCAAAGAGAATGATTATATTATAGACATAGCTAAGTCATTAGAAGAGATTTCTTTTGAAAATAAAATAATTTCAAGAATAAGTGAAGATGAATTTTCAATTATACTATTAGATGCAGATAAGGACCAAAGTTGCATAATGTTAGAAGAAATAAAACTAAAGTTTCTAGGACAGTTTCACAGTCTTAAGTTAATTGTGCTAATAGGTAAGGATGGAGAAAATAAAAATACACAATCCTATAAAATATATAAAAAGAGTTATAGAAAGTAG
- a CDS encoding glycosyltransferase, with amino-acid sequence MLSIIIPTYNEGENVIIISQEIQSSMNMYDYEIVFVDDSKDNTVDILNKLKENDEKIRYYHRNNERGLATAVILGFKMAKGDIIAVMDADLQHNPIILREMINAINNGADIAIPSRFVEGGDDGGLDNVRKFVSYVARKIGQISIKKLRDFSDITSGYFMFRKEVVNNCDLDPIGWKILMEILVKGKYDKVVEIPYQFESRKAGESKMSLKEQWNYLRHVARLLLNSPSDIRFILFCMVGVSGVIINLIIYMILVNMGFSIISSAIFSALIAMISNFILNDLFTWRDIKKTKLNERMSKNFITSIIGIIINVFILNILKLYSQVNYIIANTFSIMLSTVWNYFVNKSWTWRRHSK; translated from the coding sequence ATGTTAAGTATAATTATACCAACTTATAATGAAGGTGAAAATGTTATTATAATATCTCAAGAAATACAAAGCAGTATGAATATGTATGATTATGAAATTGTATTTGTGGATGATAGTAAAGATAATACAGTAGATATATTAAATAAATTAAAAGAGAATGATGAAAAAATAAGATATTACCATAGAAATAATGAAAGAGGACTAGCAACAGCTGTTATTTTAGGTTTTAAAATGGCTAAAGGGGATATAATAGCAGTTATGGATGCAGATTTACAACATAATCCTATAATATTGCGTGAGATGATTAATGCAATTAATAATGGGGCTGATATTGCCATTCCAAGCCGATTTGTTGAAGGTGGAGATGATGGTGGATTAGATAATGTAAGAAAGTTTGTATCCTATGTAGCAAGGAAAATAGGGCAGATTTCTATAAAAAAATTAAGAGATTTTAGTGACATAACTAGTGGATACTTTATGTTTAGAAAAGAAGTTGTAAATAATTGTGATTTAGATCCTATTGGATGGAAAATACTTATGGAGATATTAGTTAAGGGCAAATATGATAAGGTAGTAGAAATCCCTTATCAATTTGAAAGTAGAAAAGCTGGAGAATCAAAGATGTCTTTAAAAGAACAATGGAATTATTTAAGGCATGTAGCAAGACTTTTATTAAATAGTCCATCAGATATTAGGTTTATTTTATTTTGTATGGTTGGAGTTTCCGGGGTAATAATTAATTTAATAATTTATATGATTTTAGTTAATATGGGCTTTAGCATTATCAGTTCAGCTATTTTTTCTGCACTTATAGCTATGATTTCTAATTTTATATTAAATGATTTATTTACATGGAGAGATATTAAAAAGACAAAGTTAAATGAGAGAATGAGTAAGAATTTTATTACTAGCATAATTGGAATTATAATTAATGTATTTATACTAAATATACTTAAGCTATATTCCCAAGTTAATTACATTATAGCAAATACTTTCTCTATTATGTTATCAACAGTATGGAATTACTTTGTAAATAAATCATGGACTTGGAGAAGACATAGTAAATAG
- a CDS encoding TIGR03111 family XrtG-associated glycosyltransferase: MEMIFERLSSEMVFWMAWVIIPLIIEIAPSLFGFVILIKKRFLLNNSKEPIRLPEITIIVPVYNSSDTLRGCLESIYLSNYPNSLISIMVVNNESKDDSFNVFTQCQNEFKELSMQWLNAKQGKSKALNMALFNSEGKYIVHIDSDGKLHPDAIKNIAVRFEQNKNIDCLTGAILSDYNEVEKTKGFWMKLLRRTEFFEYCQAFLAGRNFESEFNNIYTLSGAFSAFRKSTILKTQLYNTDTVCEDTQVTFQVRELLKKNIHMCENALFFVEPIENFDKLYTQRQRWQRGEIEVAHMFLKKNLSATKGFFSNFMVRLLMIDHTFAFPRMIWYFALICLVFLNYPMRLIFGSVIILYLLYILAAFLYFLNICLYLEKFRNIRKYYISKWYIIFILPLFNFIVFWIRLAGIINCIRGEGRWKTNTLTEEWRGFTSIIKSDFLFINSIRKKINSIINHK, from the coding sequence ATGGAGATGATATTTGAACGATTATCAAGTGAAATGGTATTTTGGATGGCTTGGGTTATTATTCCCTTGATTATAGAGATTGCACCATCTTTATTTGGTTTTGTAATTTTGATAAAAAAGAGATTTTTGTTAAATAATTCAAAAGAACCTATAAGGCTTCCGGAAATAACAATAATAGTACCAGTATATAATTCTTCGGATACTCTTAGAGGCTGTTTAGAGTCTATATATTTATCAAATTACCCAAATTCTCTAATAAGCATAATGGTTGTTAATAATGAAAGTAAAGATGACAGCTTTAATGTATTTACTCAGTGTCAAAACGAGTTTAAGGAGTTATCAATGCAGTGGTTAAATGCTAAGCAAGGTAAATCTAAAGCACTTAATATGGCACTTTTTAATAGTGAAGGCAAATATATAGTACATATTGATAGTGATGGAAAGCTGCATCCAGATGCAATTAAAAATATAGCAGTTAGGTTTGAACAAAATAAAAATATAGATTGTTTAACAGGCGCAATATTATCAGACTACAATGAAGTGGAAAAAACAAAGGGATTTTGGATGAAGCTACTCAGAAGAACTGAGTTTTTTGAGTATTGTCAAGCGTTTTTGGCAGGAAGAAATTTTGAATCAGAGTTTAATAATATTTACACTCTGTCAGGGGCATTTTCTGCTTTTAGAAAGTCTACTATTCTAAAGACACAACTATATAACACTGATACAGTTTGCGAAGATACGCAAGTAACTTTTCAAGTAAGAGAATTGCTTAAAAAGAATATACATATGTGTGAAAATGCTTTATTTTTTGTGGAACCTATAGAAAATTTTGATAAGCTATATACTCAAAGGCAAAGATGGCAGCGGGGAGAAATTGAGGTTGCTCATATGTTCTTGAAGAAGAACTTATCCGCTACAAAAGGTTTCTTCTCTAATTTCATGGTTAGGCTTCTAATGATAGACCATACTTTTGCTTTTCCAAGGATGATATGGTATTTTGCATTAATATGTCTTGTATTTCTTAATTATCCTATGAGGCTTATATTTGGATCTGTTATTATTTTGTATTTACTTTATATTCTTGCAGCTTTTCTATACTTTTTAAACATTTGCTTATACTTAGAGAAGTTTAGAAATATAAGAAAATACTATATTTCTAAATGGTACATAATATTTATTTTGCCTCTTTTTAATTTTATAGTGTTTTGGATTAGGCTAGCTGGAATTATTAATTGTATCAGAGGTGAAGGAAGGTGGAAAACTAATACACTTACAGAAGAGTGGAGAGGATTTACTTCAATAATTAAGTCTGATTTTTTGTTTATAAACTCAATAAGAAAAAAAATAAATAGTATTATAAATCATAAATAG
- the xrtG gene encoding exosortase family protein XrtG, with amino-acid sequence MILHILFFIIWIYILWVTKRAKLDFFKFCIGSVGLFVFMMIWLQPVATLPLTKIVAAGTGILGKITKMYESYYEYGMIFITQNDSSISLYIDYECSGIIEIMAFSSMLWFFPVYNFFEKFIITIGGIVWIFMANVFRIFAICTMIFFFGNNVFYLAHTVFGRIIFYVLSVILYFYVFTKSQVIRQKVGNFNYGDDI; translated from the coding sequence ATGATATTGCATATATTATTTTTTATAATTTGGATATACATATTGTGGGTTACCAAGAGAGCAAAACTTGATTTTTTTAAATTTTGCATAGGAAGTGTTGGTTTATTTGTATTTATGATGATATGGCTTCAGCCTGTAGCAACATTACCTTTAACTAAAATTGTTGCAGCTGGTACAGGAATATTAGGTAAAATAACTAAAATGTATGAATCTTATTATGAATACGGAATGATTTTCATAACGCAAAATGATTCATCAATTTCTCTATATATTGATTATGAATGTTCTGGAATAATTGAAATTATGGCATTTTCATCTATGTTGTGGTTCTTTCCTGTGTATAATTTTTTTGAAAAATTTATAATAACAATAGGTGGTATTGTGTGGATTTTTATGGCCAATGTGTTTAGAATCTTTGCCATTTGTACTATGATATTTTTCTTTGGAAATAATGTATTTTATCTTGCTCACACAGTGTTTGGAAGGATAATATTTTATGTCTTATCAGTAATTTTATACTTTTATGTTTTTACAAAATCCCAAGTTATAAGGCAGAAGGTGGGAAACTTTAATTATGGAGATGATATTTGA
- a CDS encoding Firmicu-CTERM sorting domain-containing protein, whose protein sequence is MGIVVKRILVRGFTILPKGASTLRMPIKIDGYYDDWLDKPISYLHYGNKNYSNKVSMLIDDNYVYLYIKMNDAAYTKFNGYNYNFRYEGNQTSFLIEGGDNIGVGRYQLRVRNQDGWTIVKDSNAYITRYSLASTAGFKSDEAEIQIPIAAIQKNANGNSISFNSPNLGPQWVTAVGTSTAPFLGIGISILIALGGYLFFKKKRKQIKS, encoded by the coding sequence ATGGGGATAGTAGTTAAACGAATTTTAGTGCGTGGATTCACAATTTTACCCAAAGGAGCTTCTACACTTAGAATGCCAATAAAAATTGATGGTTATTATGATGATTGGCTTGATAAACCTATTAGTTATCTGCATTATGGAAATAAAAATTATTCTAATAAAGTATCAATGTTGATAGATGATAATTATGTTTATCTATATATAAAGATGAATGATGCTGCATATACAAAATTTAATGGATATAACTATAATTTTAGATATGAAGGAAACCAGACATCTTTTCTAATTGAAGGTGGAGATAATATTGGTGTTGGCAGATATCAATTAAGAGTTAGAAATCAAGACGGCTGGACCATAGTTAAGGATAGTAATGCTTATATAACCAGATATAGCTTGGCTTCTACCGCAGGTTTTAAATCAGATGAGGCTGAAATACAGATACCAATTGCAGCCATACAAAAAAATGCTAATGGCAATAGCATATCATTTAATTCACCTAATTTAGGGCCGCAATGGGTTACTGCTGTTGGTACTAGTACTGCACCTTTCTTAGGAATAGGAATATCAATTTTAATTGCATTAGGTGGATATTTGTTTTTTAAGAAAAAAAGAAAGCAGATTAAATCATGA
- a CDS encoding 6-pyruvoyl-tetrahydropterin synthase-related protein has translation MSVSAYKYKFRINVSHSINSSTETTKPHSHTLEIALLMKQETSEFIGYEELEKKVHQYLSMYKGMYLNDIEPFNIIEPTIENIGNEFYEKIKQILVVNDFSLLKLDISETPTRIFSVSDTSVLGLLNGEANMLIIEDVLTENKFINSYKMQMKKDKNIPKYNLSKEGDNDVFVINQNYVENTETSVNLEIDSHTSERNVKNKEKIYTYMKVLIACIYFLACSYGIMIYIKRSGLYPKGSDIYGHIFKANFLYESIKNGDYYPLYTNLWYNGIQPFRYWAPVPYYILAALQFLVGGDPVNAYIVFVGLSFFIGASGWLLFGIHNKRMSLCITLGTLWFLLPDNMRVFFSEGNFPRMVITMLLPCLFYFIWSFIEYKNKRSIFFIIIIMSNIILCHVMIAAMIGIASFIFVIIYCTINKSYKESAFLIVSMLLCFAMVGIWLYPALKGGLMGMESSSTSEVMRSMSAKASISLNPTLRLQGGIETYYYGLSVLLISILGLLLSNRKSIAGFLSALIIFVGTTTFAYPLLSKLPLNQLLWMSRFTPIAYAVFFLALLEWKRCRKIFMTFFIVMLVADIIPSLRLVQYPISEKMANTYERQKKIADEYSFSYAKSITNQRLSLMDLSQSGSFPSYEITSREPRTKYVYGWAWQGASTSRNIVMLNTALEKGYYNYLFDRSIEMGSDTVIIRKELFQDPEEELKKINKSANLLGFNLVQDGKYSFVYNKQTPKTFGVITEYEGLAIGNSARQISFLFPSFKEADNDNLDEYNFESLKKYKMIYLSGFKYKNQAKAESLVRKLTEQGIKVYIDMNKIPVNSTTNRMTFLGVTAQEVSFSGRYPDIIYNNKFIQSASFGAEFSKWNTVYLENVPHIEAYSKLSNETLGVIGTGDNNNLVFMGFNFLYHSIETKDQNIVGLLRDVFGTREEILPNREIIPIEVQYEKNKIIVSSPLDNLNTTIAYQDNFNADREIANEQNLLMVNKGTTKIEIRYPYLPIGIVVSFFGTFSIGAFLYFILSKSFKST, from the coding sequence GTGTCAGTGAGTGCATATAAGTACAAATTTAGAATAAATGTATCACATAGCATAAATTCGTCAACTGAAACTACAAAACCTCATTCTCATACTTTAGAGATAGCATTATTGATGAAGCAGGAAACAAGTGAATTTATTGGGTATGAAGAATTAGAGAAAAAGGTTCATCAATACTTAAGTATGTATAAGGGCATGTACTTGAATGATATTGAGCCATTTAATATCATTGAGCCTACTATAGAGAATATTGGAAATGAATTTTATGAAAAAATTAAGCAGATATTAGTGGTAAATGATTTTAGCTTATTAAAGTTAGATATTAGTGAAACTCCAACAAGAATATTTTCTGTTTCAGATACTTCAGTATTAGGATTGCTTAATGGTGAAGCAAATATGTTGATTATAGAGGATGTCCTCACTGAAAATAAATTCATAAATTCATATAAAATGCAGATGAAGAAAGATAAAAATATACCTAAGTATAATTTATCAAAGGAAGGCGACAATGATGTTTTTGTAATAAATCAAAATTATGTAGAGAATACTGAAACATCTGTTAATCTAGAAATTGATTCTCATACTAGTGAAAGAAATGTAAAGAACAAAGAAAAAATATACACTTATATGAAAGTGTTAATAGCTTGTATATATTTTTTAGCGTGCTCTTACGGAATCATGATTTATATAAAAAGATCAGGCCTATATCCAAAAGGCAGTGATATTTATGGCCATATTTTTAAAGCTAATTTCTTATATGAAAGCATAAAAAATGGAGATTATTATCCATTGTATACAAACTTGTGGTATAACGGTATACAACCATTTAGATATTGGGCACCAGTTCCATATTACATATTAGCTGCATTACAATTTTTAGTTGGTGGAGATCCTGTGAATGCTTATATAGTGTTTGTAGGACTATCTTTTTTTATTGGTGCTTCAGGTTGGCTGCTTTTTGGAATACATAATAAAAGAATGTCTTTGTGTATAACACTTGGTACTTTGTGGTTTTTGTTGCCAGATAACATGAGAGTATTTTTTTCTGAAGGCAATTTTCCACGTATGGTAATAACAATGCTTTTGCCATGTTTGTTTTATTTTATTTGGAGTTTTATTGAATACAAAAATAAGAGAAGTATATTCTTTATTATTATAATAATGAGCAATATTATCTTATGTCATGTAATGATTGCAGCAATGATTGGAATTGCTAGCTTTATATTTGTAATCATTTACTGTACTATAAATAAATCATATAAGGAGTCTGCTTTTTTGATAGTGAGTATGCTGTTATGTTTTGCAATGGTTGGTATTTGGTTATATCCTGCATTAAAGGGAGGCTTAATGGGAATGGAATCTTCCTCAACCTCCGAAGTTATGAGGTCTATGAGTGCTAAGGCAAGTATTTCTTTAAACCCAACATTAAGGCTGCAGGGAGGAATTGAAACCTACTACTATGGACTATCTGTATTATTAATATCTATATTGGGACTTTTATTATCAAATAGAAAAAGCATAGCAGGTTTCCTTAGTGCATTGATTATATTTGTGGGAACCACTACATTTGCTTATCCTTTATTATCAAAGCTGCCCTTGAATCAATTGCTTTGGATGTCAAGATTCACTCCTATAGCTTATGCAGTGTTCTTTTTAGCTTTGTTAGAGTGGAAGAGATGTAGGAAGATTTTCATGACATTCTTTATTGTAATGCTTGTTGCAGATATAATTCCTTCTTTAAGACTTGTTCAATACCCAATAAGTGAAAAAATGGCTAATACTTATGAAAGACAGAAAAAGATAGCTGATGAGTATTCTTTTTCTTATGCAAAGAGTATAACTAATCAGAGGTTATCTTTAATGGATTTAAGCCAATCAGGTTCTTTTCCTTCTTATGAAATAACTTCTAGAGAACCAAGGACTAAATATGTTTACGGATGGGCTTGGCAAGGAGCTTCTACTTCAAGGAATATAGTAATGTTAAACACAGCTTTAGAGAAGGGCTATTATAACTATTTGTTTGATAGATCCATAGAAATGGGCAGTGATACAGTAATAATTAGAAAAGAGCTATTTCAAGATCCAGAAGAAGAGTTAAAGAAAATCAATAAATCAGCAAATTTATTAGGCTTTAATTTAGTGCAGGATGGTAAATATTCCTTTGTATACAATAAGCAAACACCTAAAACTTTTGGAGTAATAACAGAATATGAAGGTTTAGCCATAGGGAATTCAGCAAGGCAGATTTCATTTTTATTTCCAAGTTTTAAGGAAGCAGATAATGATAATTTAGATGAGTATAATTTTGAAAGTTTGAAAAAATATAAGATGATATATCTTTCTGGTTTTAAGTATAAAAATCAAGCTAAGGCTGAAAGTTTGGTTAGAAAACTAACTGAACAAGGAATAAAGGTTTATATTGATATGAATAAGATACCTGTAAATTCAACTACTAATAGAATGACTTTTCTAGGTGTAACAGCTCAAGAAGTATCCTTTAGTGGAAGGTATCCAGATATAATTTATAACAATAAATTTATTCAAAGTGCAAGTTTTGGTGCTGAATTTTCTAAATGGAACACAGTATATTTAGAGAATGTGCCTCATATAGAGGCATACAGTAAGTTAAGTAATGAAACATTAGGAGTAATAGGAACAGGAGATAATAATAATCTTGTTTTTATGGGCTTTAATTTTCTATATCATTCCATAGAAACAAAGGATCAGAATATTGTAGGACTGTTAAGAGATGTTTTTGGAACTAGGGAAGAGATACTTCCTAATAGAGAAATAATACCTATAGAGGTGCAATATGAAAAGAATAAGATAATTGTTTCATCCCCTTTAGATAATTTAAATACTACTATTGCATATCAGGATAATTTTAATGCAGACAGGGAAATAGCAAATGAACAGAATTTGCTGATGGTTAATAAGGGAACTACGAAAATAGAGATAAGATATCCATATCTTCCAATAGGAATTGTTGTTAGTTTCTTTGGAACTTTTAGCATTGGAGCTTTTTTATATTTTATTTTGAGTAAGTCATTTAAAAGTACATAG
- a CDS encoding phosphodiester glycosidase family protein produces MSVNSNRLKKLKKRKKNKKGLIAVFIVFELFFTLITAPFVLLYGPFENAKRIYVGSAMTSGRHQYLATLFLSKERIEKILSSNEGNSNLDGVENNASTVVINGKHDNSIELFEFENSKYKGRMLVIKDPQRVKIAYTDSMYKKGETTSQMAMKNNAVAAINGGAFVDSSSNSTYTGNGGTPTGIIISNGVVKFNDLSSNNKKTDCVAFDNQGKMYAGSYSINQLKELNVREAVTFAPTLVREGKPTNLSGGYGAGGIAPRTAIGQRADGSVVLMVIDGRDLVEGPGATMTELQTLMLTKGKCVTALNLDGGKSATMYLNGQVINKVSNALGERYIASSIIVK; encoded by the coding sequence TTGAGTGTAAATTCAAATAGGTTAAAAAAGTTGAAAAAGCGTAAAAAAAATAAGAAAGGTTTAATAGCGGTATTTATTGTATTTGAGCTTTTTTTTACTTTAATAACAGCTCCATTTGTACTTCTTTATGGGCCTTTTGAAAATGCTAAAAGAATATATGTTGGATCAGCTATGACTTCAGGTAGACATCAATATTTGGCTACATTATTTCTATCAAAAGAGAGAATAGAAAAAATACTAAGCTCCAATGAAGGAAATAGTAATTTAGATGGTGTGGAGAACAATGCTTCCACTGTAGTTATAAATGGTAAGCATGATAATAGTATAGAACTTTTTGAATTTGAGAATAGCAAATACAAAGGGCGTATGTTAGTTATTAAAGATCCTCAAAGAGTTAAAATTGCATATACAGACAGCATGTATAAAAAAGGAGAAACTACTTCTCAAATGGCAATGAAAAATAATGCAGTAGCTGCAATAAATGGTGGGGCTTTTGTGGACAGTTCGAGTAACTCAACTTACACAGGTAACGGAGGTACTCCTACAGGAATAATAATTAGTAATGGAGTAGTTAAGTTTAATGATTTAAGTTCTAACAATAAAAAGACAGATTGTGTTGCTTTTGATAATCAAGGAAAGATGTATGCAGGAAGTTATTCCATCAATCAATTAAAGGAACTAAATGTTAGGGAAGCAGTAACTTTTGCACCTACCCTTGTTAGGGAAGGAAAACCTACCAATTTAAGTGGAGGATATGGGGCAGGAGGTATTGCACCAAGAACTGCAATTGGACAACGTGCTGATGGCTCAGTAGTACTGATGGTTATAGATGGAAGAGACTTAGTAGAAGGTCCAGGAGCAACGATGACTGAATTACAAACTCTTATGTTAACCAAAGGGAAATGTGTTACAGCACTTAACCTAGATGGTGGTAAATCAGCAACCATGTATCTAAATGGACAAGTTATAAATAAGGTGTCTAATGCATTAGGGGAAAGATATATAGCATCATCGATTATAGTTAAATAG